One window of the Strix uralensis isolate ZFMK-TIS-50842 chromosome 3, bStrUra1, whole genome shotgun sequence genome contains the following:
- the PNOC gene encoding prepronociceptin isoform X1, translated as MRAVLWDLLLLCLFARARGDCRGDCLRCDRHLYRDSFDVLVCILECEGEAVPRATWELCAAAAGRAAPRPRDLQAAGDPWHGAVVAAGPVSPLQVSELLRQREDEDEGVEAAPGAFLQPPEDISRRLGGFPRGTRGSRPAPTARGVQKRYGGFIGVRKSARKWNNQKRFSEFLKQYLGMSPRSTFRHRIPAPSARHRQT; from the exons ATgagggctgtgctctgggacctgctgctgctctgcctcttcGCCCGGGCACGGGGCGACTGCCGGGGGGACTGTCTGCGCTGCGACCGCCACCTCTACCGGGACAGCTTCGATGTCCTC GTCTGCATCCTGGAGTGCGAAGGCGAAGCCGTGCCGCGGGCCACCTGGGAGCTGTGTGCTGCTGCCGCTGGCCGagccgccccgcggccccgcgaCCTCCAGGCCGCCGGCGATCCCTGGCATGGCGCGgtggtggcggcggggccggtgagCCCGCTGCAGGTAAGCGAGCTGCTGCGCCAACGGGAAGACGAAGACGAAGGCGTCGAAGCGGCGCCGGGCGCCTTCCTGCAACCACCCGAGGACATTTCCCGACGACTCGGCGGCTTCCCGCGGGGGACGCGCGGCTCGAGGCCGGCGCCGACGGCCAGGGGGGTGCAGAAGCGATACGGGGGCTTCATCGGGGTCCGCAAGTCGGCGAGGAAGTGGAACAACCAGAAGAGGTTTAGCGAGTTCCTGAAGCAGTACCTGGGCATGTCGCCCCGCTCCA cgTTCCGGCACCGCATCCCAGCACCTTCCGCCAGGCACAGGCAAACTTAA
- the PNOC gene encoding prepronociceptin isoform X2 translates to MRAVLWDLLLLCLFARARGDCRGDCLRCDRHLYRDSFDVLVCILECEGEAVPRATWELCAAAAGRAAPRPRDLQAAGDPWHGAVVAAGPVSPLQVSELLRQREDEDEGVEAAPGAFLQPPEDISRRLGGFPRGTRGSRPAPTARGVQKRYGGFIGVRKSARKWNNQKRFSEFLKQYLGMSPRSSEYDIAGGISEHNEI, encoded by the exons ATgagggctgtgctctgggacctgctgctgctctgcctcttcGCCCGGGCACGGGGCGACTGCCGGGGGGACTGTCTGCGCTGCGACCGCCACCTCTACCGGGACAGCTTCGATGTCCTC GTCTGCATCCTGGAGTGCGAAGGCGAAGCCGTGCCGCGGGCCACCTGGGAGCTGTGTGCTGCTGCCGCTGGCCGagccgccccgcggccccgcgaCCTCCAGGCCGCCGGCGATCCCTGGCATGGCGCGgtggtggcggcggggccggtgagCCCGCTGCAGGTAAGCGAGCTGCTGCGCCAACGGGAAGACGAAGACGAAGGCGTCGAAGCGGCGCCGGGCGCCTTCCTGCAACCACCCGAGGACATTTCCCGACGACTCGGCGGCTTCCCGCGGGGGACGCGCGGCTCGAGGCCGGCGCCGACGGCCAGGGGGGTGCAGAAGCGATACGGGGGCTTCATCGGGGTCCGCAAGTCGGCGAGGAAGTGGAACAACCAGAAGAGGTTTAGCGAGTTCCTGAAGCAGTACCTGGGCATGTCGCCCCGCTCCAGTGAGTACGACATTGCCGGCGGCATCAGCGAGCACAACGAGATCTAA